The following coding sequences lie in one Pseudorasbora parva isolate DD20220531a chromosome 18, ASM2467924v1, whole genome shotgun sequence genomic window:
- the fgfr4 gene encoding fibroblast growth factor receptor 4 isoform X2: MLSIFKVFITICFTELVFSRSITSGEVRAKDIRVSRPILIPGFPENATVFVGGHVKLVCKLHQPASTRLQWFKKDSNRQGPDGSQLLKALTPLLENLSKVNILPLVNVSVEDAGEYVCKAENSVGQTTRSAWLEVLSVSEEPTEETSEHLLLELGDVLKLRCDTNRPGAVQWFKGGARVQHNARIQIRAAVMEIADVTYEDSGVYVCMLRGTKEALRNFTITVTDAVGSGDDDEDNGIDDAGPETENDQVYISRAPYWTHTQRMEKKLYAVPAGNTVKFRCPATGNPLPTIRWLKNGREFRGEHRIGGIKLRHQHWSLVMESVVPSDRGNYSCVVENKYGSIAHTYLLDVLERSPHRPILQAGLPKNITAIVGGDAQFLCKVYSDAQPHIQWLKHIEMNGSRYGPDGFPYVKIVKTGSLNMSEVEVLYLTNITMEDAGEYTCLAGNSIGFSHQSAWLTVLSEEDVVKEIDLMEAKYTDIIIYASGFLALVMAIVIVVLCRMQVHPSREPFDTLPVQKLSKFPLRRQYSVESNSSGKSSASLMRVARLSSSCSPMLAGVMEFELPYDPDWEFPRENLTLGKPLGEGCFGQVVRAEAYGINKENQDHAATVAVKMLKDDATDKDLADLISEMELMKVMDKHKNIINLLGVCTQDGPLYVLVEFASKGSLREYLRARRPPGMDYTFDVTKVPEEQLTFKDLVSCAYQVARGMEYLASKRCIHRDLAARNVLVTEDNVMKIADFGLARGVHQIDYYKKTTNGRLPVKWMAPEALFDRVYTHQSDVWSFGVLMWEIFTLGGSPYPGIPVEELFKLLKEGHRMDKPSNCTHELYMKMRECWHAVPTQRPTFKQLVEELDRVLVSISDEYLDLSTPFEQYSPSCEDTSSSCSSDNDSVFTHDAMSTVPCLLGYHDVRSRMDLKTTMR, from the exons ATGTTGAGCATCTTTAAGGTTTTCATTACCATCTGCTTCACGGAACTGGTGTTTTCAAGAAGCATAACATCTGGGGAAGTCCGGGCAAAAG ATATCCGAGTTTCTCGACCAATTCTTATTCCTGGTTTTCCTGAGAACGCTACTGTGTTCGTTGGGGGACATGTGAAGCTGGTGTGTAAACTCCACCAGCCAGCCTCAACACGtctccagtggttcaagaaGGACAGCAATCGCCAGGGGCCTGATGGATCACAGCTTCTTAAAGCGCTTACG CCTCTTCTTGAGAATCTCTCCAAAGTCAACATTCTTCCTTTAGTGAATGTCTCCGTGGAAGATGCTGGAGAGTATGTATGCAAGGCAGAAAACTCAGTTGGTCAAACTACACGCTCTGCCTGGCTGGAAGTCTTATCAG TTTCTGAGGAGCCAACTGAGGAAACATCAGAGCATCTACTTCTAGAGCTTGGAGATGTACTAAAACTCCGTTGTGACACCAATCGTCCTGGAGCTGTCCAGTGGTTCAAGGGTGGTGCACGGGTTCAACACAATGCTCGTATCCAGATAAGGGCAGCAGTCATGGAGATTGCAGATGTCACCTATGAAGATTCaggagtgtatgtgtgtatgctgCGAGGCACCAAAGAGGCTCTACGCAACTTCACTATCACAGTGACAG ATGCTGTAGGATCAGGAGATGATGATGAGGACAATGGTATTGATGATGCTGGTCCTGAGACCGAAAATGACCAGGTCTACATCTCCAGAG cacCATATTGGACTCATACACAAAGAATGGAGAAGAAGCTCTACGCAGTCCCAGCTGGAAACACTGTCAAATTTCGCTGCCCTGCCACAGGGAACCCTCTTCCCACCATTCGCTGGCTAAAGAATGGCAGAGAATTTAGAGGAGAGCACCGGATCGGAGGCATCAAG TTACGACATCAACACTGGAGCCTGGTCATGGAGAGTGTGGTTCCTTCAGACCGTGGGAACTACAGTTGTGTGGTGGAGAACAAATATGGGTCCATTGCTCACACCTACCTCTTGGACGTGTTAG AACGCTCTCCACACAGGCCCATCCTTCAAGCAGGTCTTCCCAAAAACATAACCGCTATAGTGGGTGGAGATGCCCAGTTCCTGTGTAAAGTCTACAGTGATGCCCAGCCTCACATCCAGTGGCTAAAGCACATAGAGATGAATGGCAGCCGTTATGGGCCTGATGGCTTTCCTTATGTGAAGATCGTGAAG ACAGGAAGCTTGAACATGTCTGAAGTTGAAGTCTTATATCTTACCAATATTACAATGGAGGATGCTGGGGAATACACCTGCTTGGCGGGAAACTCTATTGGATTCTCTCATCAGTCTGCTTGGCTTACAGTCTTATCAG AGGAGGATGTGGTCAAGGAGATAGACCTTATGGAGGCCAAGTACACCGACATTATCATCTATGCATCTGGCTTCCTGGCACTGGTGATGGCCATAGTTATCGTGGTCCTCTGCCGCATGCAGGTTCATCCCAGTCGGGAGCCTTTTGATACGCTCCCAGTGCAGAAACTCTCCAAATTTCCTCTACGCAGACAG TATTCTGTGGAGTCCAATTCTTCTGGAAAATCAAGTGCGTCACTGATGAGGGTGGCTCGTCTTTCCTCCAGTTGTTCTCCAATGCTGGCTGGAGTTATGGAGTTTGAACTGCCTTATGACCCTGACTGGGAGTTTCCAAGAGAGAA TTTGACTTTAGGGAAACCACTTGGAGAGGGCTGTTTTGGTCAAGTGGTGAGAGCTGAGGCTTAtgggataaacaaagaaaatcaAGATCATGCGGCAACTGTAGCTGTTAAAATGCTAAAAG atgatGCAACTGACAAAGACCTGGCAGACCTCATCTCTGAGATGGAGCTAATGAAGGTGATGGACAAgcacaaaaacatcataaatctTCTTGGTGTTTGCACACAGGATG GTCCACTGTACGTGCTGGTTGAATTTGCGTCTAAGGGTAGCCTACGGGAATACCTTCGAGCACGTCGACCTCCAGGCATGGACTACACCTTCGATGTGACCAAGGTTCCTGAGGAACAGCTCACCTTCAAAGACTTAGTTTCCTGTGCCTACCAAGTGGCAAGAGGCATGGAATACCTGGCCTCCAAAAGA TGCATTCACAGAGATTTAGCAGCAAGGAATGTTCTTGTGACAGAGGACAATGTAATGAAAATCGCAGATTTCGGTTTGGCAAGAGGAGTGCATCAGATCGATTACTACAAAAAAACAACCAAC GGACGTCTGCCAGTGAAATGGATGGCACCAGAAGCCTTGTTTGACAGAGTCTACACACACCAGAGCGATGT TTGGTCTTTCGGAGTTTTGATGTGGGAGATTTTCACACTGGGGGGATCGCCGTACCCTGGGATACCAGTAGAGGAGCTTTTTAAGCTGCTGAAGGAAGGTCATCGAATGGACAAACCTTCCAACTGCACCCATGAACT TTACATGAAGATGAGAGAGTGCTGGCATGCGGTTCCAACGCAAAGACCAACATTCAAACAGCTTGTGGAAGAGCTTGATAGGGTGCTGGTGTCCATTTCAGATGAG taCCTGGACCTATCCACCCCTTTCGAACAGTACTCACCATCTTGTGAGGACACCTCCAGCTCTTGCTCTTCAGACAATGATTCAGTGTTTACCCACGATGCTATGTCAACAGTCCCATGCCTCCTTGGCTACCACGATGTGCGCTCTCGGATGGACCTCAAGACGACGATGCGATAG
- the fgfr4 gene encoding fibroblast growth factor receptor 4 isoform X1 — protein MLSIFKVFITICFTELVFSRSITSGEVRAKDIRVSRPILIPGFPENATVFVGGHVKLVCKLHQPASTRLQWFKKDSNRQGPDGSQLLKALTPLLENLSKVNILPLVNVSVEDAGEYVCKAENSVGQTTRSAWLEVLSVVSEEPTEETSEHLLLELGDVLKLRCDTNRPGAVQWFKGGARVQHNARIQIRAAVMEIADVTYEDSGVYVCMLRGTKEALRNFTITVTDAVGSGDDDEDNGIDDAGPETENDQVYISRAPYWTHTQRMEKKLYAVPAGNTVKFRCPATGNPLPTIRWLKNGREFRGEHRIGGIKLRHQHWSLVMESVVPSDRGNYSCVVENKYGSIAHTYLLDVLERSPHRPILQAGLPKNITAIVGGDAQFLCKVYSDAQPHIQWLKHIEMNGSRYGPDGFPYVKIVKTGSLNMSEVEVLYLTNITMEDAGEYTCLAGNSIGFSHQSAWLTVLSEEDVVKEIDLMEAKYTDIIIYASGFLALVMAIVIVVLCRMQVHPSREPFDTLPVQKLSKFPLRRQYSVESNSSGKSSASLMRVARLSSSCSPMLAGVMEFELPYDPDWEFPRENLTLGKPLGEGCFGQVVRAEAYGINKENQDHAATVAVKMLKDDATDKDLADLISEMELMKVMDKHKNIINLLGVCTQDGPLYVLVEFASKGSLREYLRARRPPGMDYTFDVTKVPEEQLTFKDLVSCAYQVARGMEYLASKRCIHRDLAARNVLVTEDNVMKIADFGLARGVHQIDYYKKTTNGRLPVKWMAPEALFDRVYTHQSDVWSFGVLMWEIFTLGGSPYPGIPVEELFKLLKEGHRMDKPSNCTHELYMKMRECWHAVPTQRPTFKQLVEELDRVLVSISDEYLDLSTPFEQYSPSCEDTSSSCSSDNDSVFTHDAMSTVPCLLGYHDVRSRMDLKTTMR, from the exons ATGTTGAGCATCTTTAAGGTTTTCATTACCATCTGCTTCACGGAACTGGTGTTTTCAAGAAGCATAACATCTGGGGAAGTCCGGGCAAAAG ATATCCGAGTTTCTCGACCAATTCTTATTCCTGGTTTTCCTGAGAACGCTACTGTGTTCGTTGGGGGACATGTGAAGCTGGTGTGTAAACTCCACCAGCCAGCCTCAACACGtctccagtggttcaagaaGGACAGCAATCGCCAGGGGCCTGATGGATCACAGCTTCTTAAAGCGCTTACG CCTCTTCTTGAGAATCTCTCCAAAGTCAACATTCTTCCTTTAGTGAATGTCTCCGTGGAAGATGCTGGAGAGTATGTATGCAAGGCAGAAAACTCAGTTGGTCAAACTACACGCTCTGCCTGGCTGGAAGTCTTATCAG TAGTTTCTGAGGAGCCAACTGAGGAAACATCAGAGCATCTACTTCTAGAGCTTGGAGATGTACTAAAACTCCGTTGTGACACCAATCGTCCTGGAGCTGTCCAGTGGTTCAAGGGTGGTGCACGGGTTCAACACAATGCTCGTATCCAGATAAGGGCAGCAGTCATGGAGATTGCAGATGTCACCTATGAAGATTCaggagtgtatgtgtgtatgctgCGAGGCACCAAAGAGGCTCTACGCAACTTCACTATCACAGTGACAG ATGCTGTAGGATCAGGAGATGATGATGAGGACAATGGTATTGATGATGCTGGTCCTGAGACCGAAAATGACCAGGTCTACATCTCCAGAG cacCATATTGGACTCATACACAAAGAATGGAGAAGAAGCTCTACGCAGTCCCAGCTGGAAACACTGTCAAATTTCGCTGCCCTGCCACAGGGAACCCTCTTCCCACCATTCGCTGGCTAAAGAATGGCAGAGAATTTAGAGGAGAGCACCGGATCGGAGGCATCAAG TTACGACATCAACACTGGAGCCTGGTCATGGAGAGTGTGGTTCCTTCAGACCGTGGGAACTACAGTTGTGTGGTGGAGAACAAATATGGGTCCATTGCTCACACCTACCTCTTGGACGTGTTAG AACGCTCTCCACACAGGCCCATCCTTCAAGCAGGTCTTCCCAAAAACATAACCGCTATAGTGGGTGGAGATGCCCAGTTCCTGTGTAAAGTCTACAGTGATGCCCAGCCTCACATCCAGTGGCTAAAGCACATAGAGATGAATGGCAGCCGTTATGGGCCTGATGGCTTTCCTTATGTGAAGATCGTGAAG ACAGGAAGCTTGAACATGTCTGAAGTTGAAGTCTTATATCTTACCAATATTACAATGGAGGATGCTGGGGAATACACCTGCTTGGCGGGAAACTCTATTGGATTCTCTCATCAGTCTGCTTGGCTTACAGTCTTATCAG AGGAGGATGTGGTCAAGGAGATAGACCTTATGGAGGCCAAGTACACCGACATTATCATCTATGCATCTGGCTTCCTGGCACTGGTGATGGCCATAGTTATCGTGGTCCTCTGCCGCATGCAGGTTCATCCCAGTCGGGAGCCTTTTGATACGCTCCCAGTGCAGAAACTCTCCAAATTTCCTCTACGCAGACAG TATTCTGTGGAGTCCAATTCTTCTGGAAAATCAAGTGCGTCACTGATGAGGGTGGCTCGTCTTTCCTCCAGTTGTTCTCCAATGCTGGCTGGAGTTATGGAGTTTGAACTGCCTTATGACCCTGACTGGGAGTTTCCAAGAGAGAA TTTGACTTTAGGGAAACCACTTGGAGAGGGCTGTTTTGGTCAAGTGGTGAGAGCTGAGGCTTAtgggataaacaaagaaaatcaAGATCATGCGGCAACTGTAGCTGTTAAAATGCTAAAAG atgatGCAACTGACAAAGACCTGGCAGACCTCATCTCTGAGATGGAGCTAATGAAGGTGATGGACAAgcacaaaaacatcataaatctTCTTGGTGTTTGCACACAGGATG GTCCACTGTACGTGCTGGTTGAATTTGCGTCTAAGGGTAGCCTACGGGAATACCTTCGAGCACGTCGACCTCCAGGCATGGACTACACCTTCGATGTGACCAAGGTTCCTGAGGAACAGCTCACCTTCAAAGACTTAGTTTCCTGTGCCTACCAAGTGGCAAGAGGCATGGAATACCTGGCCTCCAAAAGA TGCATTCACAGAGATTTAGCAGCAAGGAATGTTCTTGTGACAGAGGACAATGTAATGAAAATCGCAGATTTCGGTTTGGCAAGAGGAGTGCATCAGATCGATTACTACAAAAAAACAACCAAC GGACGTCTGCCAGTGAAATGGATGGCACCAGAAGCCTTGTTTGACAGAGTCTACACACACCAGAGCGATGT TTGGTCTTTCGGAGTTTTGATGTGGGAGATTTTCACACTGGGGGGATCGCCGTACCCTGGGATACCAGTAGAGGAGCTTTTTAAGCTGCTGAAGGAAGGTCATCGAATGGACAAACCTTCCAACTGCACCCATGAACT TTACATGAAGATGAGAGAGTGCTGGCATGCGGTTCCAACGCAAAGACCAACATTCAAACAGCTTGTGGAAGAGCTTGATAGGGTGCTGGTGTCCATTTCAGATGAG taCCTGGACCTATCCACCCCTTTCGAACAGTACTCACCATCTTGTGAGGACACCTCCAGCTCTTGCTCTTCAGACAATGATTCAGTGTTTACCCACGATGCTATGTCAACAGTCCCATGCCTCCTTGGCTACCACGATGTGCGCTCTCGGATGGACCTCAAGACGACGATGCGATAG